Within Candidatus Binataceae bacterium, the genomic segment GCCCGAACAATCCGGACGAACGACTCAGCCCTCAAGCTTGCGCCCCCGACCAAAGCTCCGTCAATATCGGGCTTAACTATCAATGAGTCAACGTTGTCGGGAGTGACGCTACCGCCATAGAGGATCCGTACCGCGTCCGCCACTTTCTTGCCGGCCCGGTCAGAGAGGGCGGCGCGCAGCGCGCCATGCTCTATTTGCGCCTGTTCAGGACTGGCGTTCCGCCCAGTGCCGATGGCCCATACCGGCTCGTAGGCCAAGGTAACGCGGGCGATGTCGCCGGGCGAGAGCCCCTCCAAGCCAGCCTCGAACTGGGAGAGCAAAACCTCGGTGGTGCGGCCGCTATCGCGCTGATCCAGGGTTTCGCCCAAGCAGAGGATGGGTCGCAAGTTGTGCCGCAGGGCGGCCTTGAGCTTGCGGTTGATAATCTCGTCGTCTTCGTGGAACAGATGGCGACGCTCAGAATGGCCCAAGATAACGAATTGCACGCCGCAGGCCTGCAGCATCGGGGGCGAAATCTCGCCGGTGAAAGCGCCCTGATCCTCAAAATGCATGTTCTGAGCGCCCAGATACAGCGCGCTGTGTTGCAAGACCTGGGCTACGGCGGGAATCAGGATCGCCGCTGGAGCCACCATCACTTCGCGCTCGCGCTCCTGACCCAGCCATTGGTCGAGCGCGGCCATGAGTCGAGAGGTCAGGGCGCGAGCTTGCTCGGGCAGCAGATGCATCTTCCAATTGGCGGCAAACAGTTTTTTGCGCATCGATCGGTAAATTGGCTAGTCCAATCGCTGACGTCAGCAAAAGCGGAGCGCCGGGCGGTGGCAGAAACTGCTACCGGCGCGGCGCGCCAGGCTAAGCCTCGCCAAGCTCTCAAGGATTTTTTGGCTGCCTTGGCGTTGGCCACTTTGCTCAGAATGACGAGCGGGGGGCTC encodes:
- the tpiA gene encoding triose-phosphate isomerase, whose translation is MRKKLFAANWKMHLLPEQARALTSRLMAALDQWLGQEREREVMVAPAAILIPAVAQVLQHSALYLGAQNMHFEDQGAFTGEISPPMLQACGVQFVILGHSERRHLFHEDDEIINRKLKAALRHNLRPILCLGETLDQRDSGRTTEVLLSQFEAGLEGLSPGDIARVTLAYEPVWAIGTGRNASPEQAQIEHGALRAALSDRAGKKVADAVRILYGGSVTPDNVDSLIVKPDIDGALVGGASLRAESFVRIVRAGLG